The Aminivibrio pyruvatiphilus sequence GACCATCTTCGCAGCACATCGCCCCGTTCATCGAAGTACTGCTTCAGGGCAGCCCTGTCGAAAACCTTCCGCCGGAAGGGAGCCGGCTCGGGGGAAGACGGAACAGTAACAGGCATGGCCGATTCTCTGGCCGCTTCCAGGAGAGAGAGGAACCCTTCATCGGCTTCTTCGAGCAGAGCGCTGAGCCGAAGCAGTTTCCTCTGCATCTTTTTCTTCGTGGCCATATCGGTGGGCAGAGATACTTTCGGGGCATTCGCAGCCCAGGCTTCCTGGAGGACGGTGCGTATTTCGAGGGTGAACGGCAGATCCCTGTATTTCGCCCATTCTCTCAAAGCTGCCCGCTCCCTGTTCAGGGAGAGGACATAAGAGACGGCGGGATAGCCGTATCGTTCAGGTGAATCCAGGGTCGCAAGAGGAATCGAACGGGACATGTCCGCCAGGAATTCTTTCTGGACAATATCCTCCACTTTCGCCACATCATCGGGAAAACTGACGAGAATTTTCACCGTGCACAAGTCGGCGATGCCGGCCAGAACCGACTGCTCGCCCGTCGGGGGCGTCCCGGCGGTCCTGAGAAACTCCTCTGGGGTCTTCGCCCTTCCGAAGACGCTGTACACTTCGATGTTCTCTCCCTCGACGAGGTTCTGCAGAAGGTTGCTGATCCTCCCCGCGAACTCTTCATAGAGAGAGTACTTTTCCATGTACTTCCTTCCCCATTCGTCAGTTCTCGATCCGTTCATCGCTTCATCACCGCCCATAATTATAAAGTGCTGCGAGCCCACAAAAAAACCGGGGGTCAGCCGGTAAAAGCCCCAAGAAAGAACGAAAGGCTACCTGTGGGCCATTTCCCTGAATACATAATCCATCGGCAAGTATATAGTAAGACAACTCCATTGAAAAGCCCTCTTGGGAAATGGAGCCTCTCAATGTCAGGTTCCCTTCTTTTCTTTTCCGAGGAAAAAACGTTCCAGCAAAAGTACGTGGGAAAGGAGCTCCCCCCTCGCCCGCCTCTTCGCGGCACTCAGAAAAAGGGCCGCATTCGCTCTCTCCCCATTGCGGAGCCAGGCATGGGCGAGAAGAGAAAAGTAAACGGCCTGCTCTTGTTCGTCCCGGTCCCCGAAAACAACCGTCCGCCCTTCCTCGTTTCTTCCGAGGATGTAGCTCATGGCAAGGTTCATGTAGACGGCACCCTCGTTCGGGTTGAGGGCTACGGCCTCTATGAGGGGAGCCTTGGCTGCAGCCCACCCGGGCACTGTTTCTCTCCCGCCGGGAAGAGGGACGGAGAGGGGGATATGCCCCTCCAGGGGGCCCTCTTTTACCGGTGTAATGTCCCTCCAGCGGCGTTCACTGAACGGCACGCCGCCGAAAACCCGGTTACTCTCCGCGGAAGCTCCGGAAACCGGCGAGGGCGGAAGGAGCATTCTCTTCCAGAAAAAGGAGAAAGCGGTTGAATAATTGCCCCGCCCGAGCTGTTCAATTCCCTTCCCCGAAAGAGCTTCGGGGGATTCTTCAGCTGAGGGACCCACCACCCCCGCCGCCCTGCGTCCCTTCTCCCTGCCGGGAGAAGCTTTATCCGCCCTGGGGGGCTTTGCGGGAGACGATGTCACGGAAGGCTCTCCGTACGCGGAAAGGGAACCCTGTACCGCCGGCCTGGTCTGACCTGCCTGGGGCTGTCCCTTCTGTCGGGGGCGCACTGCTGGAGCAGGCTTTTTTTTCGGAGTCGGGGACGAGGGAGGAGTCTTGAGTGTTTTCATCCCGTCCTTTGGTGTATTTTTTTCCTCCTTCGGTGCTTTCTTCTCGTCAGGGACCTTTTTTTCTGCGGTGGGTGGCACAGGGGCATTGTTTCCGGTTTCCGGAACCCTTTCTTTTTCCTTCCCTTCAGTCGGCTTCGCTTCGGGTGAAAGGGCGGAAAGAGCCTTTTCAGCTTCCGCCAGTGCTGACGCGGCCAGAGAGGAACCGGGATGAAACTCCAGAACCGCCCTGTAAAAACCCGCGGCTCCTTCCATGTCGCCGGAGGCTTTCTTCACATCACCTAGTCCCATCAGGGCATCATGGTCGTCGGGCATCAGGTCAAGGGCCTGAAGAAACCTGTTCCAGCTCTCCTCGAGATCACCGAGACCAAGGGCGGCCCGTCCGAGAAGGACTTTTTCCTTGGAGAGGATATCCCTTTCCAGTCTTTCTGTTTCTTCGTTCTGAGCTGAAAGCTCTTTCTCCGCCCGTTCAAGATCGGTACGGTATTCTTCTGAAGAGGGCTGCAGGTCCAAAGCCTTTTTGAAGGCGGAAACGGCCTGGACAAAATCGGACTTCGCCTCGTAGGCCCTGCCCATGCCCGCAAACACAGCGGCATCGGAAGGGTCGAAGTTCACGCTTTCCTGGAAGGAACGGATGGCATTGTCATAGGAGGACATGGAGAAAAACAAAAAACCGAGTTTTGCATGCACCCGGGGGTCTCCCGGCGCGACCTGAAGACATCGGTAGTAGGCATCGACCGCCTCTCCCTTCCGTTCAAGCCGTTCGAGAGCTTCCGCTATGCCGAGGAGCGCGTCGAACTCCAGGGGGTTCTTTTCCGCCGCCCGGTTGTAGTAAACGAGAGCCTGGGCGTAGTCTCCGCCCCTGGAATGTTCCCGGCCTTTCAGGACCAGTTCCCCGGTACTCTCCCTGCCGAAAAGGAAATAGGCTCCCACCGCCACTGCCGCAGCAGCCATACCGGCGGCGGCCATTCTTTTTCCCCTGCCCGTTTTTCCCGAAGACTCCCTTTCAACGGGTGAAACAAGGGGGGCAGGATACTCATCCTGCTCGGACAGCAGCAAATCTTCTTCCCCGGGAAGCACAGATTCATCCTGCAGGAACTGCAGATCATCCCCGGAGTTCTGCCGTATATCCTGACGGCTTTCTTCGTAAGGTGCTTCGGTCCTTTCGGCTTCATCCGGCCCGGAGGAATAAATCCGATTTTCTCTTTCTCCTTCACCGGAAGGAAGAATTTCATCCCCTTCCGGTGAAGGAGCCGGCGGCTCTGTTTCGGAATACGGCCTTTCGGCCGCTGGCTCTTCAGCGGAAGAACCGTCCTTTACCGAGCGTCCGCCCCTGTATACGGCAACGGGAAGCCCCAGAAGGGCCGCCACGTCGTCCTGCATTTTCTGTGAAGATTCTTTTCCAGCTTCTTCCGGCTGAATAGGTTTCTCCCTCAGCCAGTTTTCCAGGTTCCTGTCCATTGCCCCACCCCTTGGTGAACCGGAATCCTTTCAAGTGTACTAAAAAAACGATTTCCGGGCCAGTCCCGAAAAAACGGCATTGAAATGAAGGGCACAAAAAAAGCCTTTCTCTTTCGGAGAAAGGCTTCTTTTCTGCAATGGTGCGGAGGGGGAGACTCGAACTCCCACAGCCCTGCGGCCACAAGGTCCTTAGCCTTGCGCGTCTACCTGTTCCGCCACCCCCGCGCAACGACGGATATTATAATCGCCCTTTTCAAGAGAGTCAAGAGACCGGGGAGAAGAAAACTAAAATTCTCTTCTCTCCTTGATCCTGGCGGATTTCCCGCTCCTCTTCCTGAGATAGTAAAGTTTTGCCCTGCGGACTTTGCCCAGCCTCTTCACTTCAATCTGGCTGATAGAGGGGCAATGCAGGGGGAAAACCCTCTCCACGCCCACGCCGCTGGACACTTTTCTCACGGTGAAGGTCTCGCTGAGCCCCCCGTGCTTCCTGGCGATGACAACGCCTTCGAACACCTGGATACGTTCCCTCGTACCTTCCTTAACCTTCACGTGCACCCGAACGGTGTCTCCCGAGCGGAAATCGGGGACGTCGCTCTTCAGATACTTCTTTTCCACAAGACTGATTACGTCCATTGTATATGCCCTCCTTGCGTCCATTTCTCTCTTCATTTTTTCAACATTTTTCAACGCCATCCGAAAAAACGGTCCAGCACTACGCCCACGGCTGTCCTGACCGAAAGATGGTTGTAATCGCCGAATCCTCCCGAAAGAGGCTGCAGCACTATGTGGCACCGGCCGAGCACCTCTTCGTGGAGTCCCGACCCTGTTCCGAAGACAAAAAGCACCGGCTTTTTCTCCCGAAGAATTCTTCTTTTGGCTTCGAGCCAGTGAAAACCGCCTTCCCTCCGGCGGGCGGTGGTCCCAATGATCAGGGGAGGTTCTTTTTCCCTCCTGGTCACCCATTCCGTCGCCCTGTCGAGAGAAGGGAAAATCTTGATTGTGCCGAAGGCCTCTTTTCTGTCGGGATTGACATCTCCTCCGGTACCGCCGGTCCAGTGGGCAGCCATGGTCTTGACAAGATCCCTCTGGCTTGCCAGCGGTGTTGTCACAAGAAACCTGTCAAGGCCGTAGGTCCTGCATGAACGGCCAATGTCTGAAAGATCCAGTCCCGTGACCGCCGCCGTCGTTTTTTCGCCTTTTCTGTCAAGTACCGGCGAATGCACCAGGGCGGCGTAAACACCTTTCGGCAGATACTGCCGGATATTGGCCTTACTGATCAGTTCAGGCCTCCTGGCAAGGGTTCTGGCGGCCGCTTCGCTCCTGCGCCAGTTCTCAATCTCCGCGGCATGTCCCGAGAGAAGCACATCCGGAGCAGGCACCCCATCCCATTCGGAAGGGCGGGTGTAGTGGGGATGATCGAGCATCCCCCGGAAAAAGGAGTCCTCCACCACCGCCGACTCTTTCCCGATAACCCCGGGAACAAGCCTGGCCATGGCATCGATGACGGCCATGGCGGGAATTTCACCGCCGGTGAGGACAAAGTCCCCCATGGAAATTTCCCGGTCCACCCGTTTTTCGATAAAACGTTCATCGAGCCCCTCGTAATGACCGCAGATGATCACCACGTGATCTCTTGCGGCGAGAGTCTCGACGATTTCCTGTGACAGGAGGTCTCCCTGGGGAGACGGGCAGACTACATACGCAGGCCCTTTCCCGGCCTCAACCGTATCGAGGGCTTTTTCGAGGACATCCGGCAGAAGAACCATTCCTCCGCCGCCTCCGAAGGCATAATCGTCCACCTGCCTGTAATTCCCGGTGCCGAAATCCCTCAGGTCCACCACGTCAACGCGGATAAAGCCGTTCCGGATCGCCCTCCCGATCATGCTTTCGGAAAGAAAATCCCGGAAAAAACCGGGAAAGGCGGTGACGATCGTTACGTTCACGATTCCCAGAGCCCCTCGATGAGGGAAATCCTCATTTCTCTTCTGTCAAGGTCCACTCCCGCGATAAACTCCCTTACCGCAGGTATGAAATGATCGGTTCCCGCTTCGTCGCGCACGACGTAGAGGTCGTTCTCTCCCGCCGGAAACACCTCGGATACCGTTCCCAGCACATCGCCGGTTGAATGATCCACCACCGTCATCCCTATAAGGTCGTCAACCCAGAAAGCTCCTTCCTCGAGAGGATACCTCTCCTCGGGGAAGATTTCCACGGTCGCCCCCACAAGGGCCTCAGCTCCGTTCCTGTCCGTCACTTCCTTTGTCCCGGCCACCACGATTCCCTTGCTGTCAAGAAACCGGACCGAAAGAAGAGTCAGTTCCGCCCGGAGCGTTCCGTCGCTCCCGTACAGCCTGAGCGTGTCCATATCGGCAAACCGTGCGGGATTGTCGGTCTGCGCGTGGATTTTGAGCTCTCCACGCAAACCCTGCGCCCCCACGACACGTCCGATCAGAACCCTATTCGTCCTCAACGATGTCCACATCCACCCGGTCGTTGACCTTCACCGCAGCCGCCTTCGCAAGAAGACGGACGGCGTTGATCGTCGCACCGCGTTTTCCGATCACACGGCCCACGTCATCGGGGGCGACGTGAATCGTAACGGCCGTCACGCCCCGGTCGTCAGTCTCGGCTTCGACCCTGACACTGTCCGGATCTGTTACGAGGCGCCTGACGATGAATTCGACGAGCTCCCTGTAGTCGGGCATGACTATTCGGCCTGCTTCTTGCCCGCCTCGAATTTCTCCCAGACGCCCGACTTCTTCAGCAGTCCCCTGGCCGTATCGGAAGCTGTCGCTCCGACAGTCAGCCAATAAACGGCCCTTTCTTCATTGACGGTGATTTTCGCGGGTTCCGTCATGGGGTCATACGTCCCGAGAAGCTCAATGAACCTTCCATCCCTGGGAGAGCGGGAATCCGCAACAACCAAACGGTAAAACGGGGCCTTCTTCCGTCCATGACGGGCAAGGCGAATACGTACTGCCATATACCATACACCTCCTAAAAGAATACCGGATCACACCTGGGAATTGCTTCTTTCTCCCGGCGGTCCGTGACCGGACACTGCCTACTTGAACCGGAAGCCTCCGCCTCCGAAGAGACCCTTCGGGAGACGAAATCCTTTGTCTCCCTGCTTCCCGAACTGCTTCCATAGTTTCCGCATCTGCTCGTACTGAGCAAGAAGCTGGTTCACCATCTGCACCGATGTACCGGACCCCTGGGCTATCCGCCGCCGCCTGCTTCCCTTTATTACGGCGGGGTTTCGCCGCTCCTCCCGTGTCATGGACTGGATGACGGCCTTCGACTGCTTCATCCGCTTCGGGTCGAGGTCATCGCTTCCCATTCCCTTCATCCTGCTGAAGCCGGGAATCATCTCCATAACCTTGTCCAGGGGGCCCATCTTTTCTATCTGCTCGAACTGAAGGAGGAGATCCTCCAGGGTGAACTTCTTTTGCTTAAGGCTTTCAGCGATCTTTTCCGCGCCGCCGGAGTCCGCCATTTCCCTGATCTTCTCGGCGAGCCCCATCACGTCGCCCATGCCCATGATCCTCTGAGCCATGCGCCTGGAATCGAACACTTCCAGGGCGTCTGTTCCCTCCCCGACACCGGCGAGTTTGACAGGGACTCCTGTGACCTGCCGGATGGCAAGGGCTGCGCCTCCGCGGGCATCACCGTCAAGCTTCGAAAGGACCACTCCGGTGAGGCTGAGTTTTTCATGGAACGCCGAAGCAACCTTCACCGCTTCCTGGCCCGTCATGGCATCCACCACGAGAAGAACTTCCGTAGGCGGCAGCTGCCGTTTCATCGCCGCAAGCTCTTCCATGAGCTCTTCATCGGCGTGAAGCCTTCCGGCCGTGTCAAGAAGGATAACGTCATGCAGCCTTTCCGAGGCGAACCTGACCGCTCCCCGGACGACGGAAAGAACGTCCGACTCCCCCGCCGCAGGACCGAAAAAGCCTATCTTCGACTGCTCGGCAAGAATCCTGAGCTGCTCCACGGCGGCCGGCCTTCTGAGGTCGCAGGCCACCACGAGGGGTTTATGTCCGCTGGAAAGTTTTTTTGCAATTTTCACCGTGGTGGTGGTTTTTCCGCCGCCCTGGAGTCCGACCATGAGGTAAACCGACGGGGGCCTGGGCGAAATGACCAGTGGGGCGGGTTCGGTACCCATGAGCTCCGAAAGCTCCTCGTAGACAATGGCCGTAACCTGCTGGCCGGGAGTAATGGATTCGAGGACATCCTTGCCGACCGCCCTGGTTTTGATGGCTTCGACGAGGGTTTTCACAACCTTGTAATCCACGTCGGCTTCAAGGAGCCCCCTCCGGACCTCCCTGAGGGCACTGTCAACATCGGATTCGGAAAGCTTGCCCCGGCTCTTCAGTTTGGCGAAAACGCCTTCCAGGCGTTCACGAAGTGCGTCGAACATCGTGGTCTTCCTCCGGTCGTGGATTCGTTCCGGTGCTTCCCGGTTTTTCTTCGAGGGCCCTGCGGAGCGTGCGGATTTCTTCCTCGAGCCCCTCTTCCCTGCGATGAAAACCGAGGAGCGCTTCAAGTTCTTCCAGTTTTTCCCGGCTCCTTGAAATGAGGTCGTGCACGGCCTGCCTGCTTGCCCCAAGTTTTTCAGCCGTTTCGGAAAGGGAAAGATCGGAGAACTCGTGAAGCTCCCAGGCTTCTCTCTGCTTTTCCGTCAGCAGCGGGCAATAAAGATCGTACAGCTGGTTGACGAAAAGCCTTCTCGACAGAATCAGTTCTTCCTTTTCCAATACAGCACCTCCCCGAAACAGAGGAATTATAGACGGCCCTCCTTCACCTGTCAAGAAATACTTCTTTACACCCCCTTCAGAAAACCGGGGGATGGACAAAGGGAATGTTTCTTGGCATCATAAGCGGAATACGATAAACGGTACCTGAAGGAGGAAGAGCCATGAACGGAAGTCCTTTTGACGCGGCCCGGAAAAAGCACTGGAGAACCCTCGGTCCTACTGTAGCCGCGAATCTTGCGGCAAAAGGGTTTGAAGCTGTCTATGCGGATTCCAGGGAAGAAGCCCTGGCCGAAGTGCTGAAGCTGATCCCTGCAGGTGCCTCCGTCGGAGTCCCGGGAAGCGTTACCATCAGGGAAATAGGTGCCATGGACGCCCTGTCCGAAAGGGGATGCTCCGTCATACATCACTGGGATCCTTCCCTTTCCCCGGAAGAAAGGCTCCAGAAACTCCAGGACGAACTTCTCGCTGATTTTTTCCTGACAAGCTCCAACGCGGTTACAAAAGACGGCATGCTCGTAAACATCGACGGGAACGGCAACAGGGTCAGCGGCATGGCGTGGGGGAAAAATACCCTTGTCTTCGTCATAGGGATGAACAAGATAACCGCTGACCTGGATGAGGCCATCTCCCGGACCAGAAACACCGCGACTCCTCCCAACGCGCTCAGGCTCGGGCTGGAAACCCCCTGTACGAAAACGGGCCACTGCGTGAACTGTTCTTCCGAGGAAAGGGTATGCAAGGCGCTTCTTATTCTTGAACGGGCCACGGGCGGCAGGAAAACTCACGTCATCCTCGTTGGGGAAGATCTCGGCTTCTAGGGGACCTGAAGCCCCCCCCCGCTGCATGTGCTTTTTACAGCCGTTTAGTGTAAACTTGCCCCGAAACTGAAGTGCGGGGAGGAGGAAATAAACATGTCCAATCGGGGAAAAGTAGCGCTCGTTCTCGCCGGCGGGCAGATCGGGATGAAATATAACCCCCAGACTAACTCGTGCCAGCCGACGGTCACCGCGGAGGAAATGCTCTCCTGGCTCCCTCAGGAGCTTGCCGGCAAAATTTTCGTGGTTGACTGGAGCCGTCAGCCGAGCAGCCATTACACGATCCGCATGACGTCGGACCTGGTCCAGATTCTGTCGAAAACAGTCGTGGATGGTGCCGACGGAATCGTGGTCGCCTGCGGCAGCGACACCCTGGAGGAAATGGCCTACCTGACTGACCTCTACTGGGCCTACCCCCAGCCGGTCATCTTCACCGCCGCGACCCTTCCCTCCGACAGCAGGGGATCCGATGCCTCCATCAACCTGTATCAGTCCGTCCTCGCGTCCTTTTCCAGGGAATGCTGGGGTATGGGAGTCCTTGCCTGTCTCCAGGACCAGCTTTTCGCCGCATCGGAAATGACGGAGACCGCCAGTCAGCGGAGAAATTCCTTTTCCGCTCCCGACAGAGGCCCCGTAGCCCAGTTTATCGGCGACAGGGTGGACATCCTGAGACAGAAGCGACGCGCCCAGGTCCTGGAAGAAAAAGGAAGCCCGGCACGGGACGTGGAGCTGCTTTTCGCTTCCCTCGGCTCAAATGACAAAATGGTGGAATTTCTCGCCTCCGACGAGAAAAGAGAGCTCGATGGACTGGTCATCGCCGGGTTCGGAAGCGGAAATGTCCCCCCTTCATGGATCCCCCATATCAAGAAGCTCGTGAAAGACGACATCCCGGTGGTGATAACATCCCGGTGCCCCCAGGGGCATACCAGGGGAATGCCCTATACCTTCGAGGGAAATATGGCCCGGCTCCTTGAGATCGGAGTGTTCGACGGAGGGGGCCTGAGGCCCCTGCAGGCTCGGCTGAGACTCGCCGTTGCCCTTGGTGCCGGTCTTTCGCGGCAGGAACTCCAGGCCTATCTCCTGGAAGAATAAACCGTATTGTTTTTTTCCGTAAGCCCGGCTGAGGGGTAGTTTTCCGGAGTGCGCGGGAAAACTACCCCTCGGCGTATTCTCATCTTATTTTCTTTTCGAAACCAGTTGGAACTGAGCCATTAAGGTGGTAGAATATTTTTGCAATATTCCGTGTTTCATGGGTGCGAAGCAGCTTGTCGCCGGCAAAGAACCGAAAGGGGGAATAGGCTGTGAAATATGCCGCCACTGACGAAATGATTGCGCTGCGCCTTTCTGAAGGGGACGATCTCGGAGACTCCATCGCCCACGTGTGCAGAACCTGCGATGTGGATTCCGCCGTTATCGTCAGCGCCGCCGGGATGGTTTCCTCCGTTACCTTCGGATGGTACAACGGGAGGGACTACAATACGGAGACCGTGAAGGACATCATGGAACTGGCTGTCCTCAGCGGAAACGTAAGCTACCGGGGAGGAGCCCTCTACCCTCATCTCCACGGAGTCTTCAACAAACCCGACCACGGGGCGATTTCAGGGCATATCCTTCAGGCCATCGTCTTCAACAACGCGGAGGTCTTTCTCAAACCCCTCTCCACGGTAATGCTCGGAAGGGCCTTTGACGGAGCCTTCGAAGCACTGGCCCCTGAAAAGCGGCTGTAGAGAGGAAGGCCCGTTCCCGGGCCTTCCTTTTTTATTTCCGGATGGGGCATTTCCTGCCCCCTGTCATCTTCTGAAGATCCCCTGGAGAAACGGGGAAGAAGGCGTGGTCGCTTCCTGCGGCGGCCCAAACCACCGGGTAGAGAAAAAGATCCTCGTCCAGGAGGGCTGGTATGGCCTCCGGGTAACCCACCGGCGGCACGCCGCCCACCTGGAATCCGGACCAGCGGTAGACGTATTCAGGATCGGCCATCCGGACTTTTTTCGCGCTGCAGGCGGAACGGACTTTCCTGGCATCGACTCGGTTGATTCCCGACATGAGGGCAAGAAGAGGCGTTTCGTCCACGAGAAGAACAAGACTTTTCAGAATATGGGCGGGCGGAGCGCCGACTGCCCGTGAGGCGTCGTCGACGGTGAAAATCGTTTCTTCCGAAAAAGTGATGGTATCAGGATATCCCCTTTCCCGAAGAAAAGCCCGCACTTTTTCAACGGGATCCCCGGAAAGTTGCCATCCTTCCGGGGATCCCGCCTGAGCGTTATTCGTCATCCCCGATCATTTTCCTTTGCAGGAGAAAGTCGAGAAGCATTTCCATGGCCTTGGTGGTCATGGTTCCGTAGGTGATGGAGAAGGTCCTCATGAGGGAGGGTCTGAAGGGAATCATCACAAGGTCCTGCGTCTCCCCGGCTCCTGCGAGGCGGGAGATGACCGCCCCCTCGGCACCTTTCTTCACTGCCTCGACCACGGCGCTCACATGCCCGAACTTGAGATACACGTGCTTTCCCTTTCCTGTATGAGCTTTGAAGGCATCCTCCCATATACGGGACGTGGAGGATCCGGTCACCCTCCCCACGAGATCCATGTTTTCGAGATCTCTCAGGGTTACGCTCTCCCTTTCCGCAAAGGGGTGATCATCTTTGACCAGGAGAACCAGCTCGTCTCTGGCGAAGGGAACGGTGTTGAAGCCGGAGGCATGGCGTCCGTGGCCGGTAACGGAAATATCGGATTCCCTCGTCACCATTTTTTCGATGGCTTCCCTCGAATCGGATATGCGCACTTCCACCTCTATATTCGGATAGAGTTTCCGGAATTCCACGAGAAGGCCGGGGAGGATGAAATCGCCCGGAATGGAGCTTGCGCTGATCCTCACGATGCCGGAAACGTCATCGGCAATATCGGAGAAATCTCTTTTTATGTCCGCAAGCTGAGAAATAGTCTTCCGGGCAAATTTGTAGAGCACCTCGCCCTCCACGGTGAGATTGGAACATTTCTGCCCCCGGGCGA is a genomic window containing:
- a CDS encoding RelA/SpoT domain-containing protein — translated: MNGSRTDEWGRKYMEKYSLYEEFAGRISNLLQNLVEGENIEVYSVFGRAKTPEEFLRTAGTPPTGEQSVLAGIADLCTVKILVSFPDDVAKVEDIVQKEFLADMSRSIPLATLDSPERYGYPAVSYVLSLNRERAALREWAKYRDLPFTLEIRTVLQEAWAANAPKVSLPTDMATKKKMQRKLLRLSALLEEADEGFLSLLEAARESAMPVTVPSSPEPAPFRRKVFDRAALKQYFDERGDVLRRWSDAAVETGFPPFVPSQEYLETSLSYLWDILRAAEMDSMEDLDEFLRSLEEEGRGEEQISTIFKAFEKEASAWKVDGYSALFLLVLNLKWEILQQKDLVELNIKKGSDRIKGVS
- a CDS encoding tetratricopeptide repeat protein — protein: MQDDVAALLGLPVAVYRGGRSVKDGSSAEEPAAERPYSETEPPAPSPEGDEILPSGEGERENRIYSSGPDEAERTEAPYEESRQDIRQNSGDDLQFLQDESVLPGEEDLLLSEQDEYPAPLVSPVERESSGKTGRGKRMAAAGMAAAAVAVGAYFLFGRESTGELVLKGREHSRGGDYAQALVYYNRAAEKNPLEFDALLGIAEALERLERKGEAVDAYYRCLQVAPGDPRVHAKLGFLFFSMSSYDNAIRSFQESVNFDPSDAAVFAGMGRAYEAKSDFVQAVSAFKKALDLQPSSEEYRTDLERAEKELSAQNEETERLERDILSKEKVLLGRAALGLGDLEESWNRFLQALDLMPDDHDALMGLGDVKKASGDMEGAAGFYRAVLEFHPGSSLAASALAEAEKALSALSPEAKPTEGKEKERVPETGNNAPVPPTAEKKVPDEKKAPKEEKNTPKDGMKTLKTPPSSPTPKKKPAPAVRPRQKGQPQAGQTRPAVQGSLSAYGEPSVTSSPAKPPRADKASPGREKGRRAAGVVGPSAEESPEALSGKGIEQLGRGNYSTAFSFFWKRMLLPPSPVSGASAESNRVFGGVPFSERRWRDITPVKEGPLEGHIPLSVPLPGGRETVPGWAAAKAPLIEAVALNPNEGAVYMNLAMSYILGRNEEGRTVVFGDRDEQEQAVYFSLLAHAWLRNGERANAALFLSAAKRRARGELLSHVLLLERFFLGKEKKGT
- the rplS gene encoding 50S ribosomal protein L19, with protein sequence MDVISLVEKKYLKSDVPDFRSGDTVRVHVKVKEGTRERIQVFEGVVIARKHGGLSETFTVRKVSSGVGVERVFPLHCPSISQIEVKRLGKVRRAKLYYLRKRSGKSARIKERREF
- the trmD gene encoding tRNA (guanosine(37)-N1)-methyltransferase TrmD, giving the protein MNVTIVTAFPGFFRDFLSESMIGRAIRNGFIRVDVVDLRDFGTGNYRQVDDYAFGGGGGMVLLPDVLEKALDTVEAGKGPAYVVCPSPQGDLLSQEIVETLAARDHVVIICGHYEGLDERFIEKRVDREISMGDFVLTGGEIPAMAVIDAMARLVPGVIGKESAVVEDSFFRGMLDHPHYTRPSEWDGVPAPDVLLSGHAAEIENWRRSEAAARTLARRPELISKANIRQYLPKGVYAALVHSPVLDRKGEKTTAAVTGLDLSDIGRSCRTYGLDRFLVTTPLASQRDLVKTMAAHWTGGTGGDVNPDRKEAFGTIKIFPSLDRATEWVTRREKEPPLIIGTTARRREGGFHWLEAKRRILREKKPVLFVFGTGSGLHEEVLGRCHIVLQPLSGGFGDYNHLSVRTAVGVVLDRFFGWR
- the rimM gene encoding ribosome maturation factor RimM (Essential for efficient processing of 16S rRNA), whose protein sequence is MWTSLRTNRVLIGRVVGAQGLRGELKIHAQTDNPARFADMDTLRLYGSDGTLRAELTLLSVRFLDSKGIVVAGTKEVTDRNGAEALVGATVEIFPEERYPLEEGAFWVDDLIGMTVVDHSTGDVLGTVSEVFPAGENDLYVVRDEAGTDHFIPAVREFIAGVDLDRREMRISLIEGLWES
- a CDS encoding KH domain-containing protein — protein: MPDYRELVEFIVRRLVTDPDSVRVEAETDDRGVTAVTIHVAPDDVGRVIGKRGATINAVRLLAKAAAVKVNDRVDVDIVEDE
- the rpsP gene encoding 30S ribosomal protein S16; the protein is MAVRIRLARHGRKKAPFYRLVVADSRSPRDGRFIELLGTYDPMTEPAKITVNEERAVYWLTVGATASDTARGLLKKSGVWEKFEAGKKQAE
- the ffh gene encoding signal recognition particle protein, which encodes MFDALRERLEGVFAKLKSRGKLSESDVDSALREVRRGLLEADVDYKVVKTLVEAIKTRAVGKDVLESITPGQQVTAIVYEELSELMGTEPAPLVISPRPPSVYLMVGLQGGGKTTTTVKIAKKLSSGHKPLVVACDLRRPAAVEQLRILAEQSKIGFFGPAAGESDVLSVVRGAVRFASERLHDVILLDTAGRLHADEELMEELAAMKRQLPPTEVLLVVDAMTGQEAVKVASAFHEKLSLTGVVLSKLDGDARGGAALAIRQVTGVPVKLAGVGEGTDALEVFDSRRMAQRIMGMGDVMGLAEKIREMADSGGAEKIAESLKQKKFTLEDLLLQFEQIEKMGPLDKVMEMIPGFSRMKGMGSDDLDPKRMKQSKAVIQSMTREERRNPAVIKGSRRRRIAQGSGTSVQMVNQLLAQYEQMRKLWKQFGKQGDKGFRLPKGLFGGGGFRFK
- a CDS encoding sigma factor-like helix-turn-helix DNA-binding protein, translated to MEKEELILSRRLFVNQLYDLYCPLLTEKQREAWELHEFSDLSLSETAEKLGASRQAVHDLISRSREKLEELEALLGFHRREEGLEEEIRTLRRALEEKPGSTGTNPRPEEDHDVRRTS
- a CDS encoding lactate utilization protein codes for the protein MNGSPFDAARKKHWRTLGPTVAANLAAKGFEAVYADSREEALAEVLKLIPAGASVGVPGSVTIREIGAMDALSERGCSVIHHWDPSLSPEERLQKLQDELLADFFLTSSNAVTKDGMLVNIDGNGNRVSGMAWGKNTLVFVIGMNKITADLDEAISRTRNTATPPNALRLGLETPCTKTGHCVNCSSEERVCKALLILERATGGRKTHVILVGEDLGF
- a CDS encoding asparaginase, with translation MSNRGKVALVLAGGQIGMKYNPQTNSCQPTVTAEEMLSWLPQELAGKIFVVDWSRQPSSHYTIRMTSDLVQILSKTVVDGADGIVVACGSDTLEEMAYLTDLYWAYPQPVIFTAATLPSDSRGSDASINLYQSVLASFSRECWGMGVLACLQDQLFAASEMTETASQRRNSFSAPDRGPVAQFIGDRVDILRQKRRAQVLEEKGSPARDVELLFASLGSNDKMVEFLASDEKRELDGLVIAGFGSGNVPPSWIPHIKKLVKDDIPVVITSRCPQGHTRGMPYTFEGNMARLLEIGVFDGGGLRPLQARLRLAVALGAGLSRQELQAYLLEE
- a CDS encoding PPC domain-containing DNA-binding protein, whose amino-acid sequence is MIALRLSEGDDLGDSIAHVCRTCDVDSAVIVSAAGMVSSVTFGWYNGRDYNTETVKDIMELAVLSGNVSYRGGALYPHLHGVFNKPDHGAISGHILQAIVFNNAEVFLKPLSTVMLGRAFDGAFEALAPEKRL